The proteins below are encoded in one region of Aphelocoma coerulescens isolate FSJ_1873_10779 chromosome 4, UR_Acoe_1.0, whole genome shotgun sequence:
- the MAP9 gene encoding LOW QUALITY PROTEIN: microtubule-associated protein 9 (The sequence of the model RefSeq protein was modified relative to this genomic sequence to represent the inferred CDS: deleted 2 bases in 1 codon): MYGCAACGNRVICRIGASIINPAGAASARLRRRRCSDTRRFPTNEGHRRPGRCRATGGTGGGAAGPGPGLFPGIRCRGVFPEALSRGLAAAEGAARPQRDPSTMSRGGAADGGRQLFVKPFQDEQQEAILDYATSKETDEYSDDFESDEDGMLNGIRNELAESNSDTASTEKSVAGSPLLNDDASQKAVDSENEGADDLNLSFHEKRLQQIMVLEGENIQNDRKDGEEGCLEGQNEDNRKYNEEHSAAEDVLRDNSESDDLPINELHKKENQEENQSKAKPRMHKKGKASASDRDQKTVSTNDLKLEDSGRKSSSVTEQMRTTVYKKTKELEQPTADSSDGMMKIVEGQIITDTMQEVSVNDQSEHRKAKNMSKSSVKKLNETKERVLQNPKASLSDRSTSFVHLKKKGKAVPSTSSQYLGSLKVLEDKCMLKKSPELSKVDNLRAAVFQNWLEKKKLLLLELKRTEKEKAEILRNNTEKKEALKREESIACFEAWKKKKEKEAKKLSEKKKLGELEEKTPAEQNKEKTEAAQAAFKKWKERKVEFLREQSRKEKQSERMRKKIEEDLVAEKKRVSVSAVEKWNKKKEEYINKKKIEKFLERRKRQIQQAKKEEKSEKAMEEYERWLENKIRREQLEKIQKKFQAVHGNEMSPPWRPPGKVTYSSNY, from the exons ATGTATGGATGTGCCGCTTGTGGGAACAGGGTTATTTGCAGGATAGGGGCATCGATAATAAATCCTGCCGGAGCGGCTTCGGCCCGGCTGAGGAGGCGGCGCTGCAGCGACACGCGGCGATTCCCGACTAATGAAGGCCATCGCCGGCCCGGCCGTTGCCGGGCGACGGGCGGCaccggg ggcggcgcggccgggcccggcccggggctctTTCCTGGCATTCGCTGCCGGGGCGTTTTTCCCGAGGCTCTTTCCCGGGGCTTGGCGGCGGCCGAGGGTGCTGCGAGGCCGCAACGAGACCCCTCCACCATGTCGCGGGGAGGCGCCGCCGACGGCGGGCGGCAG TTATTTGTGAAGCCATTTCAGGATGAGCAACAGGAAGCAATTTTGGATTATGCAACAAGCAAGGAAACAGATGAATATTCAGATGACTTTGAAAGTGATGAAGATGGCATGTTAAAtg GTATTAGGAATGAACTTGCTGAAAGTAATTCAGATACTGCAAGCACTGAGAAATCTGTTGCTGGGAGTCCTCTCTTGAATGATGATGCTTCACAAAAAGCAGTAGATTCGGAAAATGAAGGTGCTGATGACTTGAATTTATCCTTTCATGAAAAGAGGCTTCAGCAAATAATGGTTTTAGAAGGTGAAAACATACAGAATGACAGAAAAGATGGTGAAGAAGGATGTTTggaaggtcaaaatgaggataatagaaaatataatgaagagCATTCGGCTGCTGAAGATGTATTGCGTGATAATAGTGAAAGTGATGACTTGCCTATTAATGAActacataaaaaagaaaatcaggaggAAAACCAATCAAAAGCAAAGCCTCGGATGCACAAAAAAGGAAAGGCTTCAGCATCAG aTAGAGATCAGAAGACTGTCAGCACCAATGACTTGAAACTGGAGGACAGTGGTAGGAAATCCTCTTCTGTGACAGAACAAATGAGGACCACAGTCtataagaaaacaaaggaattGGAGCAGCCAACAGCTGACAGTTCAGATGGAATGATGAAAATAGTGGAAGGGCAAATAATAACTGATACAATGCAGGAGGTATCAGTGAATGATCAATCTGAGCACAGGAAGGCAAAGAACATGTCAAAGAGCTCTGTCAAG AAACTAAATGAAACAAAGGAGAGAGTTCTACAAAACCCAAAGGCTTCTTTATCTGACAG GTCTACATCTTTTgtgcatttaaagaaaaaggggaaagctgTTCCATCAACTTCATCTCAGTATCTTGGATCATTAAAGGTGTTGGAGGATAAATGCATGCTGAAGAAAAGTCCAGAACTGAGCAAAGTAGATAATTTAAGGGCAGCTGTTTTCCAG AActggttggaaaagaaaaagctccTTCTACTGGAATTAAAGAGAACTGAAAAGGAGAAAGCTGAAATTCTAAGGAACAATACTGAAAAG AAAGAAGCACTTAAAAGAGAAGAATCAATTGCATGTTTTgaagcctggaaaaaaaagaaggagaaagaagcaaagaagttaagtgaaaaaaagaagcttGGGGAACTTGAGGAAAAGACACCAGCAgaacagaataaggaaaaaacagaagcaGCACAAGCG GCATtcaaaaaatggaaagaaagaaaagtggaaTTTTTAAGAGAGcaaagcaggaaggaaaaacagtCTGAAAGAATGAGGAAGAAGATAGAAGAGGACCTAGTTGCAGAGAAGAAGAGAGTCAGTGTATCAGCAGTTGAAAAATG gaataaaaagaaggaagaatatataaataagaagaaaatagaaaaattccTGGAGAGAAGAAAGCGACAAATACAGCAggcaaagaaggaagaaaaaagtgaaaaggcTATGGAGGAGTATGAAAGATGGCTG gaaaacaaaattaggAGAGAACAGCTTGAGAAGATCCAAAAGAAGTTTCAGGCTGTCCATGGGAATGAAATGAGTCCTCCCTGGAGGCCACCTGGCAAAGTCACATATTCTAGTAATTACTGA